One window of Pirellulales bacterium genomic DNA carries:
- a CDS encoding SufE family protein produces the protein MPEVAAKLDQIVAEFAELEPRERLELLLDFANNLPPLPARLQAERDAGLHRVHECQTPVFIWVELVGGLVQIHADVAPEAPTVKGFVGILVDVFSGATPEAILQSPSDLLHRLQLSESLGMVRTRGLGGVLHFIRRQVSRVSTANPSGQQ, from the coding sequence ATGCCAGAGGTTGCTGCAAAGCTCGATCAGATCGTCGCCGAATTCGCTGAACTTGAGCCGCGCGAGCGATTGGAATTGCTGCTCGACTTCGCGAACAACTTGCCGCCATTGCCTGCGCGGCTGCAAGCGGAGCGCGACGCGGGATTGCATCGAGTTCACGAATGCCAAACGCCGGTGTTTATCTGGGTGGAACTTGTTGGCGGGCTGGTGCAAATTCACGCCGACGTCGCCCCCGAAGCGCCGACGGTCAAGGGCTTTGTCGGGATATTGGTTGATGTGTTCAGCGGCGCGACGCCAGAAGCGATTTTGCAATCTCCATCTGATCTGCTCCATCGACTACAACTGAGCGAGTCTCTCGGCATGGTTCGAACCCGCGGGCTTGGCGGGGTTTTGCATTTCATTCGCAGGCAAGTGAGCCGTGTTTCAACCGCAAACCCCTCTGGCCAACAATGA